AGCAGATGCTCCGTTTCCAATTGATGAGAAAGCTCATCATCCCAGGTTTCATTGTGATCGATGCGCAGCATGATGAAAACGCAGCAAATGGCGGTGAAGAGCACATGCGATTCACCCAGCGTATCAAAGGCACGGTAATCGAGGATCATACCGGCGACATAGTTGATGGCTCCGGTTTCTTGAATGCCGCTGTTGATGTAGCGCAGGTAGACCTCGTTGGTATCCGGCGAATACGGCGCGCCAAAGGCGGGCAGATATGAAACGGCCCAGAGGAGCACACCGATCAGAATGATGCAGGTGACAACGGCAAAGATCTGGTAGATGCGCTCAAAGGAGCGAATCTCCAGAAGCGAAATCCCCTTAGGAGCTTCTTTGAGGTAGGAGTCATATTCATGCCCAGGCTTGGTATTTTTTAAGGGAAGCTGACGGCTCCCGTCCTGCAGGTGCTCGGAGAGATCCAGATCGCCATGCCACCAGAGCTTAAATTTTTCAATGATGTTCGGTTGATTCGGATGATTCATCGTTTGCTTCCTCCTCTCCCTTAATCAGATGGATCTTTCTCAGTGTGATAAAGAAGAGCACACTGGTGATGCCGGCGCCCACGGCGGCCTCGGTGATGGCCAGATCCGGCGCCATCAGAAGCGCCCAGATGATGGACATGATGAGGCTGTATGACATCAGGATGATCACGGAGGTCAGTAAGTTCTTCGTGAAGCTGACAGAGACCGCGCAGATGACAAGCAGCGCTAATAGAATCATTTTAAAGAGTTCCATGATCGTTAGATTCCTCCGTTTCCTTCTTAGATGAGCCGGTCATATCGATAAAGCGGCATGTTTTGGACAGATGCTCGTTGGTGATGTATTCCAGCTTGGTGATCAGATGGGAGGACACCGGGCTGGCGAGCCACATGAACAAAATAATGCACAGCAGCTTGATGAGCGCCAGATTAAAGCCATTGGCGATCATGAGACCTAAAATAATAAATAGAATTCCTAAGGTGTCTCCCATGGCGGCAGAATGCATGCGGTTCAGCACGAAGTGGAAGCGGTGCACGCCCAGACAGGAGAGCATAATAATGCCAATGCCGGCGATGATGAAGATGGCTGATAAAATAAACAGGGTCCATTCTAGCATATCTCTTCCTCCTTTTGCTTGGCATTTGCCTCCTGCTTTTCCTTTTTATCCAGATAGACCGTAATATATATTTTGCATAGGACGACGACGGCCAAAAAACTGATCATCACATAGATGAGGCAGACATCCAGCAGATAGCTCTGATCCAGTGCCAGCGCTAAAATGGCAATGGAAAGCATGGTCATGGTGCCGATCATATTGATGGCAACCACGCGGTCGGCGATACGCGGCCCCTTGATGGCGCGGATCATGGCCATGAAGATGCCAATGCCCAGTGCGATTAAAGAAACCTCATATAAAATCTGATAGGCTGTCTCGATCATGATAGCTCCTCCATTTTATGCAGTAATTTTACAAAGGCACTGTCTTCGATCCCCTCGGCCAGACTGGGGCGAAGGGCATGAATGGTATAGAGGTCATCATCCAGCGAGATCGTGATGGTGCCGGGGGTGAGCGTAATGGAATTGGCCAGAATCGTACGGGCCAGCTGCGTTTTCAGCGGGATACGCACCGAGATAATCGAGCTGTCGGTGTGGCGCTCGCCGGCAATGATCAGCAAAATGACATTCCAATTTGCCTTGAGAATCTCCCAAAGTAGCACGGCGACATAGAGCAGAAACAGCCCCAGCCGTCTAAACAGCTGCCACTCCTTTTTTAAGGTATAATGGAGATAGGTCCGGGCAAACCAGTATACCAAAGCGCTGAGAAGCAGGCCCAATATAGTGATTTCCAGTGTGATGCGCCCGTTTAGCATAAACCAGATGAATAATAAAAACAAATACATGAGGGGTTTTCACTTCGCTTTCTAAAAAAAATGCCTGTTCGTTCAAAAGAGCAAAGCGCCTTTAAAACGAACAGACTTAATTGTAATAGGTTTGCCTTAAAAGTCAATAGGTTTTACGGATTTCTTCCTATTTATTTAGTAGCCGATAGAACGATCCACCAGATGGTGCAGCGGATCTCCCGCAAAATACCGCTTTAAATTGCGGCAAAACATATCCACATTCAGATCGCAGGTATGTCCCAATGACATGTTGCCGGAGATATGCGGCGTCAAAATTACGTTGGCCGCATCATAGAGCGGATCGTCCGCGGGCAGAGGCTCCGGCGTCATCACATCCAGCGCCGCACCGGCAATGCGCCCCTCATTCAGCGCTGCCACCAGCGCCGGCTGATCAATCGCCGATCCGCGCCCCA
This genomic interval from Lachnospiraceae bacterium contains the following:
- a CDS encoding sodium:proton antiporter: MIETAYQILYEVSLIALGIGIFMAMIRAIKGPRIADRVVAINMIGTMTMLSIAILALALDQSYLLDVCLIYVMISFLAVVVLCKIYITVYLDKKEKQEANAKQKEEEIC
- a CDS encoding DUF4040 domain-containing protein, giving the protein MELFKMILLALLVICAVSVSFTKNLLTSVIILMSYSLIMSIIWALLMAPDLAITEAAVGAGITSVLFFITLRKIHLIKGEEEANDESSESTEHH
- a CDS encoding monovalent cation/H(+) antiporter subunit G — encoded protein: MLEWTLFILSAIFIIAGIGIIMLSCLGVHRFHFVLNRMHSAAMGDTLGILFIILGLMIANGFNLALIKLLCIILFMWLASPVSSHLITKLEYITNEHLSKTCRFIDMTGSSKKETEESNDHGTL
- a CDS encoding Na+/H+ antiporter subunit E, giving the protein MYLFLLFIWFMLNGRITLEITILGLLLSALVYWFARTYLHYTLKKEWQLFRRLGLFLLYVAVLLWEILKANWNVILLIIAGERHTDSSIISVRIPLKTQLARTILANSITLTPGTITISLDDDLYTIHALRPSLAEGIEDSAFVKLLHKMEELS